From the genome of Thermococcus chitonophagus, one region includes:
- the thrC gene encoding threonine synthase translates to MVLRCIKCGRIYPEDEIRYRCDCGGLLEVVIDLDKVDTKIFDGKNITLWKYESWLPVKKRVSLNEGGTPLYRLENLEEELEVRELYAKNEGANPTGSFKDRGMTVGVSKALELGMDKVICASTGNTSASLAAYAAKAGIKAYVLVPSGKIALGKLAQAIIYGAQVVPVNGNFDDALRVVVEASRELGVYMLNSINPFRLEGQKTIAYEIYDQLQRVPDNVVVPVGNAGNISAIWKGFKELYEAGVINELPRMIGIQAEGASPLAKAWKEGREFKPEEKPETVATAIRIGNPANWPKAWNAVKESGGLFESVTDEEILEAQRILASKEGLFVEPASAASLAGLIKLLREGAIDRSESYVLITTGHGLKDPNIVVNNFKLPEPIEPTLEAFRRVME, encoded by the coding sequence ATGGTTCTGAGGTGTATTAAGTGCGGGAGAATTTATCCTGAGGATGAAATAAGGTACCGCTGTGACTGTGGTGGATTGTTGGAAGTGGTTATTGATCTCGATAAGGTTGATACTAAGATATTCGATGGGAAGAATATAACGCTGTGGAAATATGAGAGCTGGCTTCCCGTTAAGAAGAGAGTTTCCTTAAATGAGGGTGGAACTCCCCTTTATAGGCTGGAGAATTTGGAAGAGGAACTCGAGGTTAGGGAGCTGTACGCTAAAAACGAGGGCGCAAATCCAACGGGTTCATTTAAAGATAGGGGAATGACCGTCGGTGTTTCAAAAGCGCTAGAGCTTGGCATGGATAAGGTCATATGTGCCTCAACGGGCAACACTTCAGCCTCTCTAGCGGCATACGCTGCAAAGGCTGGAATAAAAGCCTATGTTTTAGTTCCGAGCGGTAAGATTGCCCTAGGAAAACTCGCTCAGGCCATAATCTACGGAGCCCAAGTAGTTCCCGTTAACGGGAACTTTGATGATGCACTTAGGGTTGTGGTTGAGGCAAGCAGGGAGCTTGGAGTTTACATGCTGAACTCAATAAATCCGTTCAGACTTGAAGGGCAGAAGACAATAGCCTACGAGATCTACGATCAGCTCCAGAGGGTTCCGGATAATGTTGTGGTGCCTGTAGGAAACGCCGGCAACATTTCGGCAATCTGGAAGGGCTTTAAGGAGCTCTACGAGGCAGGGGTAATAAATGAGCTCCCCAGGATGATTGGAATTCAGGCGGAAGGTGCCTCTCCTCTAGCAAAGGCCTGGAAAGAGGGCAGAGAGTTCAAGCCGGAGGAGAAGCCCGAAACTGTTGCAACAGCAATAAGGATAGGAAACCCCGCGAACTGGCCCAAGGCTTGGAATGCTGTAAAGGAGTCAGGAGGACTGTTCGAGAGCGTTACCGACGAAGAGATACTTGAAGCCCAGAGGATTTTGGCCTCTAAAGAAGGGCTTTTCGTGGAGCCAGCTTCGGCAGCATCCCTGGCCGGTCTGATAAAGCTCCTGCGTGAGGGTGCCATAGATAGGAGCGAAAGCTACGTGCTAATAACTACGGGTCACGGATTGAAAGATCCAAACATAGTTGTAAACAACTTCAAGCTACCTGAGCCTATAGAGCCAACCCTAGAAGCGTTTAGGAGGGTGATGGAATGA
- a CDS encoding homoserine kinase yields the protein MKVYAPATIANFGPGFDVFGMAIEKPGDEVVVKECDNFRIEVIGHKVPADGSNVAVVAAKALFKLLGEEGGVYMKLKKGIRPKSGLGSSGASSLAGAVAAAKVLGVEDDELIIRAALEGERAASGSPHGDNVIPSYYGGFTIIESISPLRVHRIDVELKVAVVLPEVEVPTSEARKVLPEKVPLKDAVKNLAMASSLVLALREEDIETIGRLLDDRLALPYRKKLMPWFDKVREAALNAGAYGVTVSGSGPAMFAVGENLREVAKAMGEAFEEMGIRAEYWVTKTGRGAKWF from the coding sequence ATGAAAGTCTACGCTCCGGCAACTATAGCGAACTTTGGGCCAGGATTTGACGTGTTCGGGATGGCAATAGAGAAACCTGGAGATGAAGTTGTCGTAAAGGAGTGCGATAATTTCCGGATAGAGGTCATAGGACACAAGGTTCCTGCTGATGGTAGCAACGTTGCAGTGGTGGCTGCTAAGGCCCTCTTCAAACTTTTAGGCGAGGAAGGCGGTGTTTACATGAAGCTCAAGAAAGGAATAAGACCAAAAAGCGGTCTCGGGAGCTCTGGAGCATCCTCACTTGCAGGTGCCGTTGCTGCTGCGAAGGTTCTAGGAGTTGAGGATGATGAGCTCATAATCCGGGCAGCACTGGAAGGGGAGAGGGCGGCTTCAGGAAGTCCCCATGGTGACAACGTTATACCCTCCTACTATGGTGGCTTCACGATCATAGAATCGATAAGCCCCCTCAGAGTTCACAGGATAGATGTAGAACTCAAAGTAGCGGTGGTTCTTCCAGAGGTTGAAGTTCCAACCAGTGAGGCCAGAAAAGTCCTCCCTGAGAAAGTACCCTTAAAGGATGCAGTTAAAAATCTTGCAATGGCATCTAGCCTTGTCCTGGCCCTGAGAGAGGAGGATATAGAGACCATCGGAAGGCTACTGGATGACAGATTAGCTCTGCCTTACAGAAAGAAGCTTATGCCGTGGTTTGACAAAGTTAGGGAGGCCGCACTGAACGCTGGGGCGTACGGTGTAACGGTTTCCGGATCTGGTCCGGCGATGTTCGCTGTAGGGGAGAACTTAAGGGAAGTTGCAAAGGCCATGGGAGAGGCTTTTGAGGAAATGGGGATTAGGGCTGAATATTGGGTAACTAAGACAGGAAGGGGTGCAAAATGGTTCTGA
- the asd gene encoding aspartate-semialdehyde dehydrogenase: MKVAVLGATGLVGRTFVKLLEGHPWFRVEKLVASERSAGKKYGELVEDAPEEFKDYVVASLTEFLEDPEVDLVFNALPASISRDVEEKLAKEIPVFTNARAHRYDEDVPILVPEVNKEHLELIKVQKEKRDWKGFIVTNPNCSTAILTVSLAALRSFGIKKVRVATMQAISGAGFSGLSAYAIHDNVIPFISGEEWKIENESRKILGTLRDDKIEFADFDISAIATRVPVIHGHTEAVFVELENPDVEEIRRAFEEFDPLKDLDLPSYEKPIVYTEVPQPRLHRDRGKGLTVTVGRLEEISGGVKYVVLGHNLVRGAAGGSVLNAELAYRLGYL; the protein is encoded by the coding sequence ATGAAGGTCGCAGTTTTAGGAGCAACGGGATTGGTGGGAAGAACGTTCGTTAAGCTCCTCGAGGGTCATCCATGGTTCAGGGTTGAGAAGCTAGTTGCCTCGGAAAGATCAGCTGGAAAGAAGTACGGTGAATTAGTTGAAGATGCCCCTGAGGAGTTCAAGGATTACGTTGTTGCGAGCCTAACAGAATTCCTTGAGGATCCTGAGGTTGACTTGGTGTTTAATGCTTTGCCTGCTTCAATATCGAGGGATGTTGAGGAAAAGCTCGCCAAGGAAATTCCAGTGTTTACCAACGCAAGAGCCCATCGTTATGATGAAGATGTGCCAATTCTAGTACCAGAAGTCAACAAAGAGCACCTAGAACTCATAAAGGTTCAAAAGGAAAAGAGGGACTGGAAAGGATTTATAGTCACTAACCCAAACTGCTCAACGGCCATCCTAACTGTATCACTGGCGGCGTTGAGGAGTTTTGGCATAAAGAAGGTTAGGGTAGCCACAATGCAGGCAATCAGCGGCGCTGGTTTCTCTGGTCTTTCTGCCTATGCCATCCACGATAACGTAATTCCGTTCATAAGCGGGGAGGAGTGGAAGATAGAGAACGAAAGCAGGAAGATCCTGGGAACACTCAGGGATGATAAGATAGAGTTCGCAGATTTTGATATCTCTGCAATAGCAACGAGAGTTCCCGTAATACACGGACACACGGAGGCAGTTTTTGTTGAGCTTGAGAATCCAGATGTCGAGGAAATTAGGAGGGCGTTTGAGGAGTTTGATCCTCTAAAGGATTTGGACCTGCCCTCTTACGAGAAGCCCATAGTTTACACAGAAGTTCCTCAACCTAGACTTCACAGGGATCGCGGAAAAGGGCTCACGGTGACCGTGGGAAGGCTTGAGGAGATAAGTGGTGGAGTTAAATACGTTGTCCTAGGGCACAACCTTGTCAGGGGAGCCGCTGGAGGCTCAGTTTTAAACGCTGAACTTGCATACAGGCTTGGATATCTTTGA